The Pangasianodon hypophthalmus isolate fPanHyp1 chromosome 5, fPanHyp1.pri, whole genome shotgun sequence genome includes a window with the following:
- the kctd4 gene encoding BTB/POZ domain-containing protein KCTD4, which produces MLLYVCLCGCERLWHLLAGLSAPALNASAAAICLLARTHANTLLPHTHSLRLGSGNGMEWNLRRMESELRQINPDLLQPSKSFKKPSSGTITLNVGGYLYAAQRQTLAKHPGSLLEELVSGKKAVQHVDSMGNTFIDRDGPVFRHILNFLRTGELILPDDFKELALLRREADFYRLSELAQALQEWEQQQAGQREPAFLEVTDSHERSHGLKIYCSDATFIEKVKARLVQISKSRLDGFPEEFVVSSNIIQFRHFIKSEQGSRLVLKEDSTFLCTLETLKLETVMMALRAGFHLLTCLDSSRGSVVQCEALHFVK; this is translated from the coding sequence ATGctcttgtatgtgtgtttgtgtggctgcGAAAGGCTCTGGCACTTACTGGCAGGGCTCAGTGCTCCCGCACTCAATGCCAGCGCCGCTGCTATTTGCTTGCTCGCCcgcacacacgcaaacacactcctcccccacacacactctctcaggcTGGGCTCGGGAAACGGCATGGAATGGAATCTCAGAAGGATGGAAAGCGAGCTAAGGCAGATCAATCCGGACTTGCTGCAGCCCAGCAAGAGCTTTAAGAAGCCCTCCTCGGGCACCATCACCCTCAATGTGGGGGGTTACTTGTATGCAGCACAGCGGCAAACTCTAGCCAAACACCCTGGCTCTCTACTTGAAGAGCTTGTCAGTGGTAAGAAAGCTGTGCAGCATGTAGACTCCATGGGCAACACGTTTATTGATCGTGATGGTCCTGTTTTCCGTCACATTTTGAATTTCTTGAGGACCGGAGAGCTGATCCTGCCAGATGACTTCAAGGAACTGGCACTTCTACGGCGCGAGGCTGACTTCTACCGGCTGAGTGAGCTGGCCCAGGCACTGCAAGAGTGGGAGCAGCAACAGGCAGGTCAGCGTGAGCCTGCCTTCCTAGAGGTGACCGATAGCCATGAGCGATCACACGGCCTCAAGATCTACTGCAGCGATGCAACCTTCATTGAGAAAGTCAAAGCACGTCTGGTGCAGATCTCGAAGAGTCGTCTGGATGGCTTCCCTGAGGAGTTTGTGGTCTCGTCCAATATCATCCAGTTCCGGCACTTCATCAAGTCCGAGCAGGGTTCACGTCTAGTGCTCAAGGAGGACAGCACCTTCCTGTGCACTCTGGAGACGCTCAAGCTTGAAACGGTCATGATGGCTCTTAGAGCAGGCTTTCACCTGCTCACTTGCCTGGACAGTAGCCGGGGATCAGTAGTGCAATGCGAGGCTCTTCACTTTGTCAAGTGA